The Terrirubrum flagellatum nucleotide sequence TCAGCCTGCGGCCGGCGACCTCCGCGTCGGTGTCATGGGCATGGGAGAGCTCGGCCAGGACGCCGCACAGAAGCTTGCGATGCTGGGCTTCAACGTCGCGGGATGGAGCCGCACGCCGAAGCGATCGACGCATGCCGAGATGTTCGCTGGCGCCGATGAGCTCGATTTCTTCCTCGCGCGAACCGACATCCTCGTCGTGCTGCTGCCGCTGACGCCGGAAACGCGCGGCGTGATCAACGCAAGCCTCATCCGCAAGCTTGCGCGCGACGGCCATTTCGGCGCGCCCTATCTCATCAATGCGGGACGCGGCGGCCTACAGGTCGAGAGCGACATTCTTCGCTGTCTCGATGAAGGCTCGCTGCTCGGCGCGACGCTCGATGTATTCGAAAAAGAGCCTCTGGCGAGCGATTCGTCACTCTGGACGCATCCCGGAGTGACCGTCACACCGCACAATGCGGCCATGAGCCATCCCGATGCGGTGGGTTTGCAGGTGGCCGAACAGATCGCGGCGTTCGAGCGCGGCGAGCCGCTGAAGAATATCGTCGACCCCAGACAGCAATATTGAGCGGCGCCTCCGCCGCGGCGCGCACGAGGTTGCAATAAGACGTCACCTCGAGCCGGGACGCTCCGTCGCCAAGAGCGCATAGAGCATGTCGTCACGCCAATCCTCGCCAACACGCAGGTTGTGACGCAACAGGCCTTCGCGACGGAATCCCAGCTTCTCAACCAACGCGCGAGACGCCGTGTTGTCGGGATGGATAAAAGCCTGCACGCGATGCAGCCCAAGCCCGTTAAAGCAAAATTCGAGCATCGCCGTCACGGCTTCGGTGGCGATGCCCTGCCTGAGGCGCGCGGGGTCGATGATATAGCCGATGTCTGCGCGCTTATTGCGGATATGACCATCGTGATAGTTGACCAGACCGAGACAACGATCAGTCGCCGCATCCGCCACCGCCCAAAAGCGATAGTAAGATGGGGTGCAGTCGATGAAGCGCTGAACTGCGCGCTCGGTCTCGATCAGCTTCGTGTGGACCGGCGTGTTCCAGAAACGCATCGCCTCGGAATTGGTGAAGCACTTATGCATCGCCTCCACATCCTCGGTGCGGAATTGGCGCAGCCGCAGGCGAGGAGTTGCGAGGATCGGGTGCGGTATTGGTTTCTTCGCCATGTCGAGAGCACAAGCTGCGTCAAGCAGCGATACCTTCAATGGAGCCAAGGCGCTGGCCGACGCGCTCGCGGGCGTTTCAGCCTCTACCCAGCTCACCAAGCCTGCGCGCGCTGGTGATATCGCCGCCGCCCGCGCCATTGATGCGTCGGACCGCTTCAGCCAGCGGCTCGCTCATTGTCTGCATGTGATAGCCGTTGGCGTGCAGCAGTTCCGCCTCATCGCGCATCAAACCGACATGGCCTTTCCAGAAAATCAGATCGCCGCGTCGCAATCCTGAAAGATCAGGCGCTAGATTGAGCGGCTGACCAAGCTCCCGCTCCTGCATGTCGCTGTCGCGCGGCGCTTCCAGGCCCGCCATCTCCATCGCCGTCTGCACGAGGCCGGAGCAATCAAGCCCTTCGCTGGTGCGCCCGCCCCAGAGATAGGCGACGCCAATCAGCTTTTCGGCTTCCGCTACGAAATCCGACGCCAAAACCGACAAGGGCTGGAGATGGCGCGCCCAGATGAAGGCGCCGTCATCGAGCACGCGAAAATCGCCCTGCTCGCGCGCCACGGTCACGAGCGCGCCGAGCGGCAGCGCCTCGATTGGCGGCAGCTTGATGCTGGGCCCGGGATAGAGATGACTGCGGAGCACGCGCACGCGATGCGTCGGCGCAATGATGGTTTCGCGCAAGGCCTCGGTCGGGACATAGCCGACATAGCCGTCGCGCTCGCATTCCACCCACGCCCACCCTTCCGGCGAGCGCTCATACGCGATGACGATTTCGCCGCGCAGCGCTTCGGTGTCGAGCGGCGCGTCGAAGCGCGGCTCGCGCCGCACCGGCGCATGCGCCGCGGCGACCTGCATGCGCACGCCATCGACGAACTGTTCAGCTTCGACAAGACCTCGCAAGCGAACGGCCGCGAGATCGCGCCGCGCGGGCGTCACGCGCGGATCGAGCGCTGCGCTCAAGCCGGCAGCTCCAGCGCGACGTTGCTGACGAGATCGCCAATTTTCTCGACGGCAAGCGCGCCCTTCACAGTGCGTTGCACGATGACATTGCGACGATCCTTGTCGTCGCGCCGACGCGAAACGTAACCAAGCGCGCCCATCGTATCGAGCGCGCGCGTCACCACAGGCTTCGTCACGCCGAGCTTCCTGGCGAGCCCCCGAACCGTATGCGGCGGCGGATCGAGATAGATCGTCAAAAGGATCGCGGCCTGTCGAGACGACAGGTCGTGCTCGCCGTCTCTCACGAGCGCGAGATGAACATCATGCCAGAGCTTGAGGGATTGAGCCGGCCGCATACACAGAAGGGAAAGGGGGATTATTCCGGAGGCGTATTATTGTGTCCGGCGGGCGCGACGCAAGCCTTTTCCTTGCGCAGCCTGGCCTGTGATGTTCGCGGAAAATTTTTCCTCGACCAGCGCATAGACGAGGCGCGCCGTCTGCGGCTCTGCGCCCTCGGGCCGCCCGTTCTTCGTCGAGGGCGTCCAGCCGAAAATATCAAAATGCGCCCATTCACGGGCCTTTTCGACGAATCGGCCAAGAAACAACGCCGCGATCACCGAGCCGGCGAAAGGACTCGATGATACATTGTTCATATCGGCGATCTTGGAATCGAACAGAGCGTGATAGGGCCGCCACAGAGGCAGGCGCCATACGGGATCGGCAAGGCGATCGCCGATTTGCGAAATCTGCGCCGCGAGTTTGTCGCTGCGCGTGAAGAAAGGCGGGAGATCCGGTCCGAGAGCAACGCGAGCGGCTCCGGTCAGCGTTGCGAAATCGATCAGCAGCTCCGGCGATTCCTCATCCGCAAGCGCCAGCGCGTCAGCGAGAATCAGGCGCCCTTCCGCATCGGTGTTGCCGATCTCGACCGTAAGGCCCTTGCGACTTTTCAGCACGTCGCCTGGCCGGAATGAATCGCCGCCGATCGCATTTTCGACGATCGGCAACAGCACGCGAAGCCGCACCGGCAAGCGTGCATCCATGATCATGCTCGCAGCTGCGAGAGCCGTTGCGGCGCCGCCCATATCCTTCTTCATCATGAGCATGCCGGCGGGCGGTTTGATGTCGAGGCCTCCCGTATCGAACACCACGCCCTTGCCGACGAGCGTCACTTTGGGGTCAGACGATTTTCCGAACTGGATATCGACAAGACGAGGCGCGCGCGCCGAGCCACGGCCGACGGCGTGGATCATGGGGAAATTCGCCTTCAGCAGCTCATCGCCAATCGTGATCGCGCATTTCGCCTTGTGACGCGTCGCAAGCGCCTGCGCCGCCGCGGCAAGTTCGACCGGCCCCATATCATTCGCGGGCATGTTGATGAGATCTCGCCCCAGAGCGACACTTTCAGCGATTCGCAATATGCGGGCGCGATCG carries:
- a CDS encoding C40 family peptidase, whose amino-acid sequence is MSAALDPRVTPARRDLAAVRLRGLVEAEQFVDGVRMQVAAAHAPVRREPRFDAPLDTEALRGEIVIAYERSPEGWAWVECERDGYVGYVPTEALRETIIAPTHRVRVLRSHLYPGPSIKLPPIEALPLGALVTVAREQGDFRVLDDGAFIWARHLQPLSVLASDFVAEAEKLIGVAYLWGGRTSEGLDCSGLVQTAMEMAGLEAPRDSDMQERELGQPLNLAPDLSGLRRGDLIFWKGHVGLMRDEAELLHANGYHMQTMSEPLAEAVRRINGAGGGDITSARRLGELGRG
- a CDS encoding glyoxylate/hydroxypyruvate reductase A, encoding MSLLVAITGWEPEPWAERFRRLMPDRRVVMLGEDFDRADIQYVACWKHPVQSLTNLPNLRVLFSLGAGVDHLFGDPGLPDAPIVRVVDPDLTSRMSEYVVLRCLMHLRQQRRYDHQQRLKQWVDDRFQPAAGDLRVGVMGMGELGQDAAQKLAMLGFNVAGWSRTPKRSTHAEMFAGADELDFFLARTDILVVLLPLTPETRGVINASLIRKLARDGHFGAPYLINAGRGGLQVESDILRCLDEGSLLGATLDVFEKEPLASDSSLWTHPGVTVTPHNAAMSHPDAVGLQVAEQIAAFERGEPLKNIVDPRQQY
- a CDS encoding GNAT family protein; translated protein: MARAAAISPARAGLVSWVEAETPASASASALAPLKVSLLDAACALDMAKKPIPHPILATPRLRLRQFRTEDVEAMHKCFTNSEAMRFWNTPVHTKLIETERAVQRFIDCTPSYYRFWAVADAATDRCLGLVNYHDGHIRNKRADIGYIIDPARLRQGIATEAVTAMLEFCFNGLGLHRVQAFIHPDNTASRALVEKLGFRREGLLRHNLRVGEDWRDDMLYALLATERPGSR
- a CDS encoding leucyl aminopeptidase family protein, encoding MREFLADGGAEATPIRFARPGGWKQGLKGLAASLRFAEAYGFDASAGKTLLLPDVKGEIALVLVGLGKGDEIDPLLPGKLSSALPKGVYQFEDWPGDPELAVIAFLLGAYRFERYRKRSAEAARLVLPDGVDRARILRIAESVALGRDLINMPANDMGPVELAAAAQALATRHKAKCAITIGDELLKANFPMIHAVGRGSARAPRLVDIQFGKSSDPKVTLVGKGVVFDTGGLDIKPPAGMLMMKKDMGGAATALAAASMIMDARLPVRLRVLLPIVENAIGGDSFRPGDVLKSRKGLTVEIGNTDAEGRLILADALALADEESPELLIDFATLTGAARVALGPDLPPFFTRSDKLAAQISQIGDRLADPVWRLPLWRPYHALFDSKIADMNNVSSSPFAGSVIAALFLGRFVEKAREWAHFDIFGWTPSTKNGRPEGAEPQTARLVYALVEEKFSANITGQAAQGKGLRRARRTQ
- a CDS encoding MarR family winged helix-turn-helix transcriptional regulator; amino-acid sequence: MRPAQSLKLWHDVHLALVRDGEHDLSSRQAAILLTIYLDPPPHTVRGLARKLGVTKPVVTRALDTMGALGYVSRRRDDKDRRNVIVQRTVKGALAVEKIGDLVSNVALELPA